Proteins encoded by one window of Agelaius phoeniceus isolate bAgePho1 chromosome 5, bAgePho1.hap1, whole genome shotgun sequence:
- the SNU13 gene encoding NHP2-like protein 1: protein MSEAEVNPKAYPLADAQLTKTLLDLVQQSCNYKQLRKGANEATKTLNRGIAEFIVMAADAEPLEIILHLPLLCEDKNVPYVFVRSKQALGRACGVSRPVIACSITIKEGSQLKPQIQSVQQAIERLLV from the exons ATG AGTGAGGCAGAAGTGAATCCCAAAGCTTACCCCCTGGCTGATGCACAGCTCACCAAAACACTGCTGGATCTCGTGCAGCAATCCTGCAACTATAAGCAGCTACGCAAGGGAGCCAATGAAG CCACCAAAACACTGAACAGAGGGATAGCAGAGTTCATTGTGATGGCAGCAGATGCAGAGCCCTTGGAGATCATCCTGCACCTCCCTCTTCTGTGCGAGGACAAGAACGTACCGTACGTGTTTGTGCGCTCCAAGCAAGCCCTGGGCCGGGCGTGCGGCGTTTCCCGGCCTGTCATCGCCTGCTCCATCACCATCAAGGAGGGCTCACAGCTAAAGCCTCAGATCCAGTCTGTACAGCAAGCTATAGAAAGACTCTTGGTCTAA